The following are from one region of the Paenibacillus bovis genome:
- the rpoD gene encoding RNA polymerase sigma factor RpoD produces MANDQHTELETELTLEQVKEQLIEVGKKRSSLNYKDIAERLAAFDQDAEQIDEFYEQLGDMGIEVINEGDEEVTNDSENERENGDNDFSFDDDLALPPGIKINDPVRMYLKEIGRVPLLSADSEVELAKRIEQGDEEAKRRLAEANLRLVVSIAKRYVGRGMLFLDLIQEGNMGLIKAVEKFDHTKGYKFSTYATWWIRQAITRAIADQARTIRIPVHMVETINKLIRVSRQLLQELGREPTPEEIAAEMELSVEKVREIMKIAQEPVSLETPIGEEDDSHLGDFIEDQDALAPADAAAYELLKEQLEDVLDTLTEREENVLRLRFGLDDGRTRTLEEVGKVFGVTRERIRQIEAKALRKLRHPSRSKRLKDFLE; encoded by the coding sequence ATGGCGAACGATCAGCATACTGAATTGGAAACCGAATTAACGCTCGAACAGGTAAAAGAGCAGCTTATTGAGGTAGGTAAAAAGAGATCCTCACTGAACTACAAGGATATCGCAGAGAGACTGGCCGCTTTTGACCAGGATGCAGAACAGATCGATGAGTTCTACGAACAACTCGGAGATATGGGTATCGAAGTAATCAATGAAGGTGACGAGGAAGTCACGAACGATTCCGAGAACGAGCGCGAAAATGGAGATAATGATTTCAGCTTTGACGATGATCTGGCGTTGCCGCCGGGTATCAAAATCAATGATCCGGTCCGCATGTATCTGAAAGAAATCGGTCGTGTTCCTTTGCTGTCGGCAGACAGTGAAGTCGAACTGGCCAAGCGCATTGAACAAGGTGACGAAGAAGCAAAACGAAGACTGGCTGAAGCCAACCTTCGTCTCGTGGTCAGTATTGCCAAACGGTATGTTGGACGCGGTATGCTGTTCCTGGATCTGATCCAGGAAGGGAATATGGGTCTGATCAAAGCTGTTGAGAAATTTGACCACACCAAAGGATACAAATTCAGTACGTATGCAACATGGTGGATTCGCCAGGCTATCACCCGCGCGATTGCGGATCAGGCCAGAACGATTCGTATTCCGGTGCATATGGTAGAGACCATCAACAAGCTGATCCGGGTATCTCGTCAGCTGCTGCAGGAACTGGGGCGCGAACCGACGCCAGAAGAAATTGCAGCCGAGATGGAATTAAGCGTAGAAAAAGTACGCGAAATTATGAAAATCGCACAGGAACCTGTATCTCTGGAGACGCCGATCGGGGAAGAAGATGATTCTCACCTGGGTGACTTTATCGAGGATCAGGATGCACTGGCACCGGCTGATGCAGCAGCTTACGAGCTGCTCAAGGAACAGCTGGAAGATGTGCTGGATACGCTGACCGAGCGTGAAGAAAATGTACTTCGTCTGCGCTTTGGCCTGGACGATGGACGTACGCGTACGCTGGAAGAAGTGGGTAAAGTATTTGGCGTTACCCGCGAGCGTATCCGTCAGATTGAAGCCAAGGCTCTGCGCAAACTGCGCCATCCAAGCCGCAGCAAACGTCTGAAGGACTTCCTGGAATAG
- the dnaG gene encoding DNA primase encodes MNTGYSGGIPDEVIEAVLQHNDIVDTVGKYVHLTKQGKYMKGLCPFHSEKTPSFTVTPERQIFYCYGCGAGGNAIKFRMEIDGLTFPEAVRLMAEESHVPFQDGKGAAATPQNKELERLLQAHEWAAKLFHYLLKNTEHGKAAMEYLRARGFGDKLIDQFQIGYAPDRWDTLVQFFEKRSFDLKEMEKGGLLSPRQNGSGYVDRFRGRVMFPIMNRSGRVIAFAGRILGEGQPKYLNSPESRLFNKSRTLYNLNLAKGPIRKQGQIVLMEGFGDVIAAWDAGVQHTVATMGTALTENHASLIRTLTEEVVVCYDGDNAGQAAALKSIPILEGAGLHVKIAVLQNGLDPDEYIKTYGQERFVDQIIHGAVSTTKFRLIYTKKNYNLLEEDGKAAYAQEAINVIAHLTSPTEREVYLKELSTEVGVSLESLKQDCNLARQTLNRKQPPSGQQGNRNGNNGNARGSRKQPTAPTLLPAYHVAERRLLSIMLQDGEAATHVAQQLGDAFNIPEHAALAAYIYSYYAQGKAPDISRFIASLHDDRLEKTATSISMMDAPLDETLRGMDDYIREIKKFPLQKQIEQKREDMLRAEKSGDFLRAAQIASEIITLERQ; translated from the coding sequence ATGAACACCGGATATAGCGGTGGTATTCCTGATGAAGTCATTGAAGCGGTACTTCAGCATAATGACATTGTTGACACGGTAGGCAAGTATGTTCATCTGACCAAACAGGGCAAGTACATGAAGGGACTCTGTCCGTTTCATTCGGAAAAGACTCCTTCGTTCACAGTCACACCGGAACGCCAGATTTTTTACTGTTATGGATGCGGCGCGGGAGGCAATGCCATCAAATTCAGAATGGAAATTGACGGCCTGACTTTCCCGGAAGCGGTCAGATTAATGGCAGAAGAATCACATGTCCCTTTTCAGGATGGAAAAGGAGCAGCAGCCACTCCGCAGAACAAGGAGTTGGAACGTCTGCTTCAGGCTCATGAATGGGCCGCCAAGCTGTTTCATTATCTTTTGAAAAATACAGAACACGGAAAAGCTGCAATGGAGTACTTGCGTGCCCGTGGATTTGGTGACAAGCTGATTGATCAGTTTCAGATTGGTTACGCACCGGATCGCTGGGATACGCTTGTGCAGTTTTTTGAAAAGCGTTCGTTTGATCTAAAGGAAATGGAAAAAGGGGGACTGCTGTCTCCCAGACAGAATGGTTCAGGGTATGTAGATCGCTTCCGCGGGCGGGTCATGTTCCCGATTATGAATCGCAGCGGAAGAGTAATTGCATTTGCAGGACGGATACTTGGTGAAGGTCAGCCCAAATACCTGAATTCACCGGAGAGCCGACTGTTCAATAAAAGTCGTACACTGTATAATCTGAACCTGGCCAAAGGACCGATCCGCAAGCAGGGACAGATTGTATTAATGGAAGGCTTTGGAGATGTGATTGCAGCATGGGATGCGGGGGTACAACATACTGTAGCGACAATGGGCACAGCATTGACCGAAAATCATGCTTCACTAATACGTACGCTCACCGAAGAGGTTGTGGTCTGTTATGACGGCGATAACGCCGGTCAGGCAGCCGCACTCAAAAGTATCCCTATTCTGGAAGGCGCAGGTCTGCATGTGAAAATCGCTGTTTTGCAAAACGGTCTGGACCCCGACGAGTATATCAAAACGTATGGTCAGGAACGTTTTGTAGATCAGATTATTCATGGTGCAGTATCTACAACCAAGTTCCGGCTGATTTACACCAAAAAGAATTACAACCTACTGGAAGAGGATGGCAAGGCTGCGTATGCGCAGGAAGCGATTAATGTGATAGCACATCTGACTTCGCCTACTGAGCGGGAAGTATACCTTAAAGAACTTTCTACCGAAGTGGGCGTATCTCTGGAGAGTCTGAAGCAGGACTGCAATCTGGCGCGTCAGACGCTGAATCGCAAGCAGCCACCATCCGGCCAGCAGGGGAATCGAAATGGCAATAATGGGAATGCAAGAGGCTCGCGCAAGCAGCCGACAGCTCCTACCCTGCTGCCGGCCTATCACGTGGCAGAACGACGATTGCTGTCGATCATGCTGCAGGATGGAGAGGCGGCCACACATGTGGCGCAGCAACTGGGAGATGCTTTTAATATCCCGGAACATGCCGCTCTGGCTGCGTACATCTATTCGTACTATGCACAGGGCAAAGCGCCTGATATCAGCCGGTTTATCGCATCACTGCATGATGACCGGCTGGAGAAGACCGCAACATCCATCTCCATGATGGATGCCCCGCTTGATGAGACGCTGCGGGGAATGGATGATTACATTCGTGAAATCAAAAAATTCCCGTTGCAAAAACAAATTGAGCAAAAAAGAGAAGACATGCTGCGTGCAGAGAAGTCAGGAGATTTCCTGCGTGCGGCTCAAATTGCAAGTGAGATTATCACCCTGGAAAGACAATAA
- a CDS encoding YaiI/YqxD family protein yields the protein MQSEPLHRIPTIVVDGDACPVKAEIAETARSFGVPVLMVSSFDHRIQAEDGVRVVQVDRSDQSADLYIVNHVHAGDIVITQDYGLATIALAKQCRILSFRGMEFHADNIEFLLARRHAQAKARRQGKYGKGPKPLTSDDKKNFQAELVKLLTNLQEFHSQ from the coding sequence TTGCAATCGGAACCGCTACACCGTATTCCGACTATTGTGGTCGATGGCGATGCCTGTCCGGTCAAGGCAGAAATCGCAGAAACAGCGCGCTCTTTTGGAGTGCCTGTACTCATGGTATCTTCTTTTGATCACCGGATTCAGGCAGAGGATGGAGTACGGGTTGTTCAGGTAGACCGCAGCGATCAAAGTGCGGATCTGTATATTGTGAATCATGTTCATGCCGGCGATATTGTGATTACCCAGGATTACGGACTGGCTACAATCGCGCTGGCCAAGCAGTGCCGGATTCTGTCTTTCCGGGGCATGGAATTCCATGCGGATAATATTGAATTTCTGCTGGCTCGCCGGCATGCACAGGCCAAAGCAAGACGTCAGGGTAAGTATGGTAAAGGGCCTAAACCGCTTACATCGGACGATAAGAAAAATTTTCAGGCCGAACTGGTAAAACTTTTAACAAATTTGCAGGAATTTCATTCGCAGTAG
- the glyS gene encoding glycine--tRNA ligase subunit beta, translated as MAKDLLLEIGLEEVPARFLRAAMNQLRDKTVKWLDDSRLAHGEAKAFATPRRLAVWVKDVAEKQEDINEEVKGPSRKIAQDENGNWSKAALGFARSQGVTPEEFTFREIGGVEYIHARKSSIGTSTDAIVAEALQNIITSMNFPKNMRWGAYDFRFVRPIRWMVALWGHDVIDFEITGVQTGRVTRGHRFLGTETEIAEPTLYMEALREQHVIADVEERQAMISAQIAHLAAEQKWNIDVKEDLLEEVLFLVETPTVLYGTFDPAFLNIPQDVLITSMREHQRYFPVLDNEGQLLPYFVTVRNGDSRSLDVIARGNEKVLRARLSDAKFFYEEDQKIKIEDAVAKLDNIVFHEEIGTLGEKVRRIRQIADQLGAALQVPAEQAVNISRAADISKFDLVTQMVYEFPELQGVMGEDYARKAGENEEVARAVFEHYQPRFAGEAAPASLTGSLISIADKIDTIVACFSIGIIPTGSQDPYALRRQAAGIVQILLERGLALTLEQIFDITLNIHENLRNMKRSSDIIRIELNEFFGLRVKKLLSETLRYDVVDAVISAGFSHIGSVVSRGNDLMKAVTEVPDFKLIIESFERVSNLAAKSAGAVVNPALFSEAGETELFAAWETVSTPYHNLLADNRTGEALNLLATLRPAITSFFDHIMVMVDDAAVRENRLALLTLIDRDIKQYADFSKLVK; from the coding sequence ATGGCGAAGGACTTATTGCTTGAGATTGGTCTGGAAGAGGTACCTGCTCGTTTTCTACGTGCAGCGATGAACCAGCTTCGTGACAAAACAGTCAAATGGCTGGACGATTCCCGTCTGGCTCATGGAGAAGCCAAAGCATTTGCAACACCTCGCCGTCTGGCCGTATGGGTGAAGGATGTAGCCGAGAAGCAGGAAGATATCAATGAAGAAGTCAAAGGACCTTCCCGCAAAATTGCCCAGGACGAGAATGGCAACTGGAGCAAGGCTGCACTTGGATTCGCCCGCAGCCAGGGAGTCACTCCCGAAGAATTTACATTCCGTGAAATCGGCGGAGTAGAATATATCCATGCTCGCAAAAGCAGTATCGGTACAAGTACGGATGCAATCGTAGCTGAAGCGCTGCAAAATATTATCACATCTATGAATTTCCCGAAAAATATGCGCTGGGGTGCATATGATTTCCGCTTTGTTCGCCCGATCCGCTGGATGGTAGCATTATGGGGACATGATGTTATTGATTTTGAGATTACCGGCGTTCAGACAGGCCGTGTGACACGCGGACACCGTTTCCTTGGCACCGAGACCGAGATTGCCGAGCCTACCCTGTATATGGAAGCCCTGCGTGAACAGCATGTTATTGCAGACGTGGAAGAGCGTCAGGCGATGATCAGTGCACAGATTGCTCATCTGGCTGCAGAACAGAAATGGAATATCGATGTAAAAGAAGATCTGCTGGAAGAGGTATTGTTCCTGGTAGAGACACCGACAGTGCTGTATGGTACCTTCGATCCTGCTTTCCTGAATATTCCGCAGGACGTACTGATTACTTCGATGCGTGAGCATCAGCGCTACTTCCCGGTACTGGATAATGAAGGACAGTTGCTGCCTTATTTCGTAACCGTGCGTAACGGAGACAGCCGCTCTCTGGATGTTATCGCCAGAGGTAACGAGAAAGTACTGCGCGCCCGTTTGTCGGATGCGAAGTTCTTCTACGAAGAAGATCAGAAGATAAAGATCGAGGATGCGGTAGCCAAGCTGGATAATATCGTATTCCATGAAGAAATCGGAACACTGGGCGAGAAGGTTCGCCGTATCCGCCAGATTGCCGATCAATTGGGTGCTGCGCTGCAGGTACCTGCTGAGCAAGCTGTTAATATCAGCCGTGCTGCCGATATCAGCAAATTCGATCTGGTTACCCAGATGGTCTATGAATTCCCTGAGCTGCAGGGCGTTATGGGTGAAGATTATGCACGCAAAGCAGGCGAGAATGAAGAAGTGGCTCGTGCTGTTTTTGAACATTACCAGCCGCGCTTTGCCGGCGAAGCGGCTCCGGCCTCATTGACGGGTTCGCTGATCAGTATCGCAGACAAAATCGATACGATCGTAGCCTGCTTCTCCATCGGTATTATTCCGACCGGTTCGCAGGATCCTTATGCACTGCGTCGTCAGGCAGCAGGGATTGTTCAGATCTTGCTGGAGCGTGGATTGGCACTGACGCTGGAACAAATTTTTGATATTACACTGAATATTCATGAAAATTTAAGGAATATGAAACGTTCTTCCGATATAATACGTATAGAGTTAAATGAGTTCTTTGGACTGCGTGTCAAAAAGCTGCTGTCCGAGACACTCCGTTACGACGTAGTGGATGCTGTGATTTCTGCAGGATTCAGTCATATTGGCTCTGTGGTATCGCGTGGTAATGATCTGATGAAGGCAGTCACCGAAGTCCCTGACTTCAAGCTGATTATTGAGTCCTTTGAACGTGTATCCAATCTGGCTGCCAAATCAGCCGGTGCAGTAGTTAATCCGGCTCTGTTTAGCGAAGCGGGAGAGACCGAATTGTTTGCAGCATGGGAGACGGTAAGTACGCCGTACCACAATCTGCTTGCCGACAATCGCACAGGAGAAGCACTTAACCTGCTGGCTACACTTCGTCCAGCGATTACCAGCTTCTTTGACCATATTATGGTTATGGTAGACGATGCTGCTGTTCGCGAGAATCGTCTGGCTCTGCTGACGCTGATCGACCGCGATATCAAGCAGTATGCAGATTTCTCCAAACTGGTTAAATAA
- the glyQ gene encoding glycine--tRNA ligase subunit alpha has product MNFQQMILTLQNFWAEHNCIIVQPYDTEKGAGTMNPMTFLRSIGPEPWRVAYVEPSRRPSDGRYGENPNRLYQHHQFQVIIKPSPDNIQEIYLDSLKALGIEPLDHDIRFVEDNWENPSLGCAGLGWEVWLDGMEITQFTYFQQVGGIETNPVSVEITYGMERLASYIQEKENVFDLEWVNGMTYGDVFHQPEVEHSTYTFEVSDVSMLLNLFSTYEQEAKRAMDQHLVFPAYDYVLKCSHTFNLLDARGAISVTERTGYITRVRNLARQVAATYLENREKLGFPMLKKGEM; this is encoded by the coding sequence ATGAACTTCCAGCAAATGATTTTGACGCTGCAAAACTTCTGGGCTGAGCATAACTGTATTATCGTTCAGCCATATGATACGGAAAAAGGCGCGGGTACAATGAACCCGATGACATTCCTGCGCTCGATCGGTCCTGAACCATGGCGTGTCGCTTATGTGGAACCTTCCCGTCGTCCGTCTGATGGTCGTTATGGAGAAAACCCGAACCGTCTGTATCAGCATCATCAGTTCCAGGTAATCATTAAGCCTTCACCCGATAATATTCAGGAAATCTATCTGGATAGCCTCAAAGCACTCGGTATTGAGCCGCTGGATCATGATATTCGTTTTGTAGAAGATAACTGGGAGAACCCGTCCCTCGGCTGTGCCGGTCTGGGCTGGGAAGTATGGCTCGATGGTATGGAAATCACACAGTTCACTTATTTCCAGCAAGTAGGCGGTATTGAGACCAACCCGGTATCCGTTGAGATCACTTACGGTATGGAGCGCCTGGCTTCCTATATTCAGGAAAAAGAAAATGTATTTGATCTGGAGTGGGTAAATGGTATGACTTATGGCGATGTATTCCATCAGCCGGAAGTTGAGCATTCCACATATACATTTGAAGTATCCGATGTATCTATGCTGCTTAACCTGTTCAGCACCTACGAACAGGAAGCCAAGCGTGCAATGGATCAGCATCTGGTATTCCCGGCTTATGATTATGTACTGAAATGTTCGCATACATTCAACCTGCTTGATGCGCGCGGTGCAATCAGCGTGACCGAGCGAACCGGTTATATTACCCGTGTACGGAATCTGGCGCGTCAGGTAGCCGCCACGTATCTGGAAAATCGCGAGAAGCTTGGCTTCCCGATGCTCAAGAAAGGAGAGATGTAA
- the recO gene encoding DNA repair protein RecO — protein sequence MLYRVQGIVIRSMDYGEGNKIMTLCTEAHGKVAVFVRGAKKARSRHGALVQPFTYGEFSFIRSGTGMGTLNQGEVIESNHKLREDITLAAYSAYACELVDKALLDNETGHFWFDQLKSYLSFLGEGRDPVVLTSLFEMKVLQAAGYGPQVDTCMFSGETEGKFWISAGLGGILSEKERRQDPAAVLVSPGVLKLLRLFSRLDIRRLGNIDVKEETRAELKKIMNSFMEAQLGLKLKSRRFLEQLERYEI from the coding sequence ATGCTATACAGAGTGCAAGGTATCGTCATCCGCAGCATGGATTACGGTGAGGGCAACAAAATCATGACTCTTTGCACGGAAGCACATGGTAAAGTCGCCGTATTCGTGCGTGGAGCCAAAAAAGCCAGAAGTCGCCACGGTGCGCTGGTACAGCCGTTTACGTATGGCGAATTTTCCTTTATCCGTAGTGGTACGGGGATGGGAACGCTGAATCAGGGAGAAGTGATTGAATCCAATCACAAGCTGCGTGAAGATATTACACTGGCTGCTTATAGTGCTTATGCCTGCGAACTGGTAGACAAAGCGCTGCTGGATAATGAAACCGGTCATTTCTGGTTCGACCAGCTCAAATCATATTTGTCCTTTCTCGGTGAAGGCCGTGATCCGGTTGTTCTGACTTCGCTGTTTGAGATGAAAGTGCTTCAGGCTGCCGGTTATGGACCTCAGGTTGATACTTGTATGTTCTCGGGAGAAACAGAGGGCAAATTCTGGATCAGTGCAGGCCTCGGAGGCATTCTGTCGGAAAAAGAACGTCGTCAGGACCCGGCGGCTGTACTTGTATCACCGGGTGTACTCAAGTTACTGCGGCTATTCAGCAGGCTGGATATTCGTCGTCTCGGCAATATCGATGTCAAGGAAGAGACCCGAGCCGAGCTGAAAAAGATTATGAATTCGTTTATGGAAGCTCAATTGGGACTCAAATTGAAGTCGCGCCGCTTTTTGGAGCAGCTGGAACGCTACGAAATCTAA
- the era gene encoding GTPase Era produces MSKKQFKSGFVAIVGRPNVGKSTLMNQVIGQKIAIMSDKPQTTRNKIHGVYTTDDMQIVFLDTPGVHKRQSKLGDFMNQTALNTLNEVEAALFLVDAAEGLGGGDRFIIEQLKKVKTPVFLVINKIDQVAPEQLLPIIDKYRSLHEFAEIVPISAKLGNNVNTLLEQLGKYLPQGPQYYPDDQVTDHPEQFVCAELIREKILQMTREEIPHSIAVTIEDMYTQENGLVNISAVIYVERDSQKGIIIGKQGALLKEVGKRARMDIQNLLGSKTFLELWVKVKKDWRNQDRVLKDLGFHRDA; encoded by the coding sequence ATGTCAAAAAAACAATTTAAATCAGGATTTGTCGCTATTGTAGGCCGTCCGAATGTAGGGAAATCCACCCTCATGAATCAGGTGATCGGTCAGAAAATTGCGATTATGTCTGACAAGCCACAGACGACACGGAACAAGATTCATGGTGTCTATACTACGGACGATATGCAGATTGTATTTCTGGATACACCGGGTGTACACAAGCGTCAATCCAAGCTGGGCGATTTTATGAACCAGACGGCATTGAATACACTTAATGAAGTGGAAGCAGCCCTGTTCCTGGTTGATGCAGCCGAAGGACTGGGCGGCGGTGATCGTTTCATTATCGAACAGCTCAAAAAAGTAAAAACACCGGTGTTCCTCGTTATCAACAAAATCGATCAGGTCGCTCCGGAACAGCTGCTGCCGATCATCGACAAGTATCGTTCTCTACATGAGTTTGCCGAGATTGTACCGATTTCTGCAAAGCTCGGTAACAATGTGAATACACTGCTGGAACAGCTGGGCAAATATTTGCCGCAAGGTCCGCAATATTATCCGGACGATCAGGTAACCGATCATCCCGAGCAATTTGTCTGCGCCGAGCTGATTCGTGAGAAGATTCTCCAGATGACGCGCGAAGAGATTCCGCATTCGATCGCGGTAACGATTGAAGACATGTATACGCAGGAAAATGGACTGGTTAATATCTCTGCGGTTATTTATGTGGAACGTGATTCTCAAAAAGGAATCATTATCGGCAAGCAGGGTGCTCTGCTCAAAGAAGTAGGCAAGCGCGCCCGCATGGATATCCAGAATCTGCTGGGATCCAAAACCTTCCTGGAATTATGGGTAAAAGTGAAGAAAGACTGGCGTAACCAGGACCGTGTCCTCAAGGACTTAGGATTCCACCGGGACGCTTAA